A window of the Alnus glutinosa chromosome 4, dhAlnGlut1.1, whole genome shotgun sequence genome harbors these coding sequences:
- the LOC133866921 gene encoding ferredoxin-thioredoxin reductase subunit A2, chloroplastic-like, whose translation MTTPLPITAAVVTPIASSLSSSSSSSSLPSSIDANRTGNVSMKSSLSFAVTFSFSPCVTVPHLNLQRRIRTRMISCEVALKSDSTASSSSSVDKDDSSSASSALPEEAKKIGARVRVKVPLKVYHVPRVPEVDLTGMEGELKQYVGLWKGKRISANFPFKVEFRTEIEGRGPVKFFAHLKEDEFEYL comes from the coding sequence ATGACTACACCCTTACCCATTACAGCAGCAGTAGTTACACCCATCGCTTCTtctttatcatcatcatcatcatcatcatccctCCCCTCTTCCATAGACGCTAATAGAACAGGAAATGTCTCGATGAAGTCATCTCTTTCGTTTGCAGTTACGTTCTCTTTTTCACCTTGTGTTACTGTTCCCCACCTCAACCTCCAAAGAAGAATAAGAACGAGGATGATTTCTTGCGAGGTCGCCCTCAAATCAGATTCCACggcctcttcctcctcctccgtTGACAAAGACGATTCCTCATCAGCATCATCAGCGCTACCCGAGGAGGCCAAGAAGATCGGAGCCAGGGTTAGGGTTAAGGTGCCTTTGAAGGTGTACCATGTTCCCAGGGTGCCGGAGGTGGATCTGACTGGTATGGAAGGCGAGCTTAAGCAGTACGTTGGGCTCTGGAAGGGGAAGAGAATCTCCGCCAATTTTCCTTTCAAGGTCGAGTTCCGTACTGAAATCGAAGGCCGCGGCCCCGTCAAGTTCTTTGCCCATCTCAAGGAGGACGAGTTCGAATATCTCTGA